CCTCATAACTATTGACATTGAAATGCAAGGGATGAATGGTCTTGAACTTGCAGGAACAATACGTAAGCAATATCCTGAGAAGAAAATTGTACTTCTAACCGCTTACACACATTATAAGCATGATCTATCTTCCTGGGCTGCTGACGCCTACGTAGTTAAGTCTCCTGATTTTTCGGAGCTCAAGTCGTTAGTTGAAAAGCTTCTCGGGGAAGAGAAATGATTACAATAGAAGGAGGAAGTCACATGCATGTGAGAATTATCTTACTTTCGATCCTGTTATTGCTAACGGTCTCCCTGTTTGGATACTCAGTTAGACCGGGCGACCTCTTGACAGTTTCAGTCTATGGTTCCGCTGATCTTTCCAGCGAAGCCCTTGTGGGTCCAGACGGTACTGCTTCAGTGCCTCCACTTGGAAATGTAATGTTACTTGGAAAAACTCTTGAAGAAATCCAGTCGTTGTTATCATCTCAGTTTCTAAGCCAGGGTATATTGACATCAAAACCACAGGTAACCGTTTCGGTGAAATCATTTGCTCCTTTCATGTTTTATGTTCTTGGTGAAGTAAACAAACCAGGAGCTATAGAGTGGCACGATACTACTATTGGGATTTCTCAACTCTTGGCACTAGCCGGTGGCCTGGGAGATGGTGCAGATCTTTCTTCTTCATTTGTTGTAGGAAAGGATGGATCTAGAAAGCAAATTGACCTGTCTTCGATTCTGTACGGAGGAACGGCTCTGACAGAAAAACTAACTGAGGGTTCAACTCTGTTCATACCTGCCGGAGCGCGGGCATGGATAATGACCATGGGGGAATTTAGATCTCCTACCCTTGTGAAGTTCAATCCCGGGATTACTCTAACCCAGGTGATTGCCAAGTCTGGAGGACTGACAGAAGCTGCCGACAATGAAGAGATCCTCTTAATCAGTGACGATATTGAAGGCAACGTTACCGCCATAAACCTGAACGCTATTCTCTCCGGAAGAAACAAGGACATCCAGTTACCCGCAGGAAGTATCGTTATTGCAAATGATTCCTCCTCAAAATCCGTGAAACTTCTAGGCGAGTTCAATAATCCAGCATCTATCTCCTATCATGAAAAACTCACCCTATTGCAGGCAATTGGTGTGGCTGGGGGGCTTAGACAGACAGCTTCTGATGGACTATACATTTTGAGGACCGGTCTAGCAGTACCTGAATCAGTGAAAGTCAGTGATCTCTTCAGCGGCTTGATCGAGGACATTACCTTGAATCCAGGCGATACGATATTCGTTCCTCGTCAACAGGAACGATTCGTGTACATCGCCTCCGCATCATTTGGAGGTAAGGTGGAGTTTAGCACAGACGAAAAACTATCTCTATTGAGCGCACTGGTTAAGGTTGATCTCTACGATCCCACAAATCAAGATTCGTTAATTGTAGTAGAGCCTTCAGGAGAACGTTTGGAGTTTTCACAAGGACAAGACGCAGAACTGGAGCCAGGATCGATGATAATCTTGCCGCGTGGAGAGAAGAACGTGTTCGTAACTGGAGAGGTTAGAAATCCCGGCTCAATACCATTTGCGAACTTCGAAGAGATCACTCTTGGAAAGGCAATAGCCAAGTCCGGCGGAGTTACTGAAAGGGCAGGTCTCGTTGAGCTAGTTACGGAGACCGGGACGAGATTGTTCTCTGTTGAGGAATCGACAAAGAGCTCTCTGATTCTAAGTCCTCAGTCAGTAGTTCACGTCAAGGAAAAAGAACAACGATACGTGTACGTCATCTCTTCGACAGAGGGCGGAAGAGTTGATTTTAGCGAGAAGGAGTCCTTCACTCTTAGGAACTTGCTGGCGAAAATGAATCTACTGAATCTCAATTCAGACAAGGACATTTCAATTATTGATTCATCGGGTGCGAATCAACTTGTAACGACTTCCAGACTATCTCTGGACGACCACAAACTTGAAACCGGGTCAATTGTTATAGTTCCCGATATCAGTACCTGGATATACGTATTCGGAGAAGTGGGAAGACCGGGGAAAGTTGAGCTTGACAGAGATGACCTTTTGTTAACCCGTGCGATCAGCGCAAGTGGGGGATTCACGCAGAATGCCGATATTTCTTCTATTCAAGTTCTCTCCGGGTCTGATGCCACCGAAGTCAATCTTGATGAAGTTCTAAGAGGCTTTTCCAAAGATCCAACAATCAAATATGATGACCTGATCTATGTTCCCAGAATTGATAATAGGTTTGTTTATGTAATTTCGGAAGAGAGTGGTGGCAAGGTTGATTTTTCAGCAGGAGAGAGTATCACTTTAAGAAGTGCTCTTGCAAAACTGAATCTTGTAGAGATTTCGTCGGAAAAAGAAATCCTGGTGATTTTGCCAGATGGTGAAAAGTTTGAGATTCCGATCAGTTCTCTTGGGAAATCCGATTGGGAGCTGGAAATCGGGAGCGTAATCTTCTATCCTCAGGCAAGCAATGTGGCAAACGTACTCGGACAGGTGCGGAGTCCCGGTACGGTCACCCTCAAGCCAGACATACCCTTTAATCTTTCGACCGTCATAGCTGCTGCAGGTGGAATCACCGATCTGGCAGACAGATACAATATTGCAGTGATTGACTCTAAGTCTGCTTCAACAGTTATTTATACAGTAGAAGATCTTTCGAGTGATCCTATTCCTAGCATTCCAGACGGAGCCACTGTGTTTGTCCCTGAAATGGATTCAAAATACGTATACATTTTGGGCGGAGTCAGAGAACCGGGAATGAAGCTGATTAGTCGTGAAGAGACGAATCCCACGTTAACTAAACTCATCGCCATGTCGGGCGGTTTGACTGATCCTCTTTCTGAGAAGATTGAAATTGTCGATGTGAGTGAGAGAAGAAGACTCGATCTTCAGGAGATACTCGAAGGTTCCATCCAGGACCCGCAGATAGCGAGCGGTTCAATAATATATGTTCCTGAGACTTACGGGAGATTTGTCTATGTGATTTCTAGAGAGAAAGGTGGAAGAGTCGATTTCGCAAGTAACGAGGAAATCACACTGAGAACTGCACTCGCAAAACAGAACCAGCTTCACTTTGATTCAAGCGGTAGAGTTACCGTAATCTTCCCAGATGGATCAAAGAGGGAAAGGAAAATTTCGGATCTGAAAGACAACGATATGATCCTGTCTCCAGGATCAATAATAGTCTATCCAGATGTGGCCCGCCAGGTTTTTGTGATCGGCGCCGTAAATGACCCAGGGTTAGTGCAATTTGAGCCGGGAGACAAAGTTTCTCTGACAACTCTCCTTGCTCGAGCGGGAGGAATGACCCCACTAGCTCTAGGCAACAAGATACAGATTACAGATCCCTTCGGAAGAACAACCACAGCGAGCGTCGATCCAATACTCCTTGGAAAGGCTCTGGATTTGAACCTGGAAGATGGTTCTTTTGTTTATGTCCCGATCTACGAACCAGTTAGAGTTAATGTAATTGGAGAGGTTAAGAGCCCGGGTACAGTTGAATTTGCTAAGAACGAATCTCCAACGGTGCTACTGGCGATTTCTAAGGCTGGCGGACCAACAGAAAGAGCTGCAACCAACATTAAGATCAGTGATCACGACGGGGAGGTTTTATGGCTTGATCTTGTCGAAGGAAACGACGTCCCGTTAGCTGGTGGTCAAACTGTTTACGTAGCTGGCGACGATCGATATATCTATGTCAGTGGTGAAGTCAACTCACCGGGCAAATACGAATTTGCAGTAGATGAGGAAATAACGATTCTGAAGATACTGGCAAGAGCAGGCGGAGAGAAGTCCTCTGCTTCTGATCAAATTAGGATTCTATTGCCGTCAGGAGGAATTCTCCCAATAAGTCTTTCTCAGATTAAGAACGAAGGAAAGGATGCCTCTGTTGAAGCAGGTAGCACAGTTTTGGTACCAAAGCAGGTAATTAGAGTTACCGTTCTTGGTGCAGTTAATAGCCCCGGTCTGTTTACTTTCAATCCTGATGAGAGTCATTCTCTCTCTGACGCGCTGGCGAGGGCCGGCGGCCTCATAGATGAGAGCATCGTTGACAAGATAGCAGTTCAGGACGGGAAGCTCTATAACGAATTCTCTACATCTGTCCTACAAAGGCGGGGAGATTCACTTTCAGACAACTCGTTCATCTACGTGTCAAGCAAATCATCGATTTCCGTTACGATCCTCGGAGAAATCGCAAGACCTGGGAAGTACGAAATCAGCGGTACCAGGCCTTCTATAGCAACTGCAATCGCAATAGCGGGAGGGCTTGATCAATCGGTAACTACGCTAAGCCTTGTAGGAAGTGACGGTAGAGTGAAGCTAGTCGATGCACGAAAAACTGAGGAGTTGGCCAGAAGCTATCTGGAAGATGAGGATACTATAGTTGCACTGAAGAACTATGAGTCTTTCGTAACAATCATCGGTGACGTGAAGTCACCGGGAGTCTTTTCAGTCTCGGAATATGGAGATCTTTCGCTTGCCGAACTTCTGAGCCTTGCCGGCGGCCTCTCCAACTTTGAAACGAGAGGACGAGTATTCATTTCTTCAGCAGGAAAAACGGAAGAGATATCCACTACACCGGAGGACTTCATTTCTCTTACCAGAAAGATCGTTTCTCCGGGATCAACTATCTACGTGCCTTATTCCGAACCGGCCAGAGTATACGTTTTCGGTGAAGTGCAGAGACCGGGAGTAGTAAGATTCTATGAAGGCATGACTGCGATTGAAGCGGTGATCGAGGCCGGTGGCCCAACAAGCTATGCTGTTCTCGGAAACGCGCTGCTGTTCCAGAACCTTGAAGAGCAACCACTTGTTCTTGACCTTGATCAGCAAAAAGGGAAGGCCGCCAAGGGCAGTGTTCCTCTTTTGCCAGGCAATATCATATTCGTTCCTCAATCATCGATTGTGAATATAAAAGACATAATGTCGATTGTTGCTTCATCCCTCAGCATAGTGAATTCTGCTGTCGGCATTTTCAAGTGAGGTTGAGCTATCTTGAACATTGATTCTCATTGTCATCTGCTTCCGGCAGTTGATGACGGTGTTGAAAGTATTCAGGAGGCAATTACGCTCCTAGAAGAGATGAGACTAAAAGGAGTTGAGAGATTATACTTGACGCCACATTTCTTGTCTCCCAGGAGTCCAACAAACATATCGGAGATCATGAAAAGGTGGAATGAATTTAAGTCTGAACTGAACAGTCATTCAGTCGAAGTAGTGCTTGGTTCTGAAGTATTTCTAAGGCCTGAGGTTCTTGAATGTGATCTGGTTTCTATGGGTGAGTCCAATGTTATTTTCGTTGAGCTTCCGACTCAGCAAAAACCTCATTACCTTTTCGAAGTCATAGAGAAGCTTCAAATGAAGGGTTTCAGGGTCTTGCTTGCTCATGTGGAAAGGTATGAATACTTCTTCAAGAAAAGTGGATTCCTCTTAGGAAAGACAAAGCTTACAGGGGATATCTCAAGGCTTAGGGACATGGGAGTTCTATTTCAGGTGAACTGGAACAGTCTGGATAGAGATCCAAAAGCCAAAGCTCTTATTGAAGAGAAAATTGCCGACGTCACCGGAAGTGACAAACACAAAATAGGCGACGGCAGACTACTAATCGATTTCAATGATGGTCGATACGGATTTTTTCTGAATGATTATTATCTCTAGATGGAGGTGCTTTCGTGAGCGAATTCGAGGGTAGCGATTATAGGGAACTAACTCTTGAAGACATTTTTAGAATGTTTAAGAAACGAATGGTTCTCTTCGTTTCAGTAGTACTGGCTGTAGTTGTTGTCACAGGAATTTACCTAATTTTCGCTACGCCCATATATGAAGCCAGCGTCACCATCAAGGTTGATCCTACCTCTCAATCTTCAGTAGGTGATCTGTTCAGTAGCTCACTTACAGGAAGTTCAGGATCAAATATCTCTACAGAAGTTGAACTGATCAAGAGCAGAACGAATATTGAAGAGATAATTGATGTTTTGGGCTTGGTTGACAGGATTTATTCAGAAGAAACAAAGTCTCGGCTACTATCGGAAGGATATTCGGACCGCGATCTTGTAACCTCGCTCACACGAACTATTTCATCAATGATAACGGTATCCCCTGTTAAGGATACTAGGATTGTCAGAGTCTCCGTACAGAACAAGGATCCCATTCTTGCGAGGGACATCGCAAATACCCTGGCCGATGTTTACAATACTAAATTGGCAGAACTGTCAAAGAGAGACCTGACAAGAAAACGAGAATTCATTGAAGCACAGATTCCGCTTCTGGAGAGCGATCTGAATGAGGCTACCGATAAGATAAAGCAGTTCAAAGAGGAGACAGGCATCTACGTCCTGGACAAGCATGCCGATCAGCTCTTTCAAATGCTCAGCGGCTATGACAATCAGTACAACGAACTGATGATCTCTGCTGAAGAGAAGAAAGCTGAAATAGAAACATACCAGAGTATGCTAGATGACTTCGATAGTAATGATTCAAAAAGCATAAAGGCGCTTTGGGTGCAGACATCTGAGAGTTTTTCTGTCAATCCTGTACTGACCAGTCTGAGGCAGAACCTTGCTACTCTTCAAGTTGAGCTTGCTTCGTTGGAGGAACAGTATCCTAAAACTGACCCAAGAGTGAGATCGAAGATCACGGAGATTTCGAAGACAGAAAGTTTGATTGCAGAACAGATTCAGAATGAGTTCATAGTCTCAGGCCAGGGTATGACGCTGAATCCTGCGTACCAGCAGATAATAACTGGCGTCATCAGTTCAGAAGCCGGATTTCAAATCCTTCAAGCTTCAATTCAGGCTGTGGGTCTCTTGAGGGATCAGTATCAATCTGAACTGAGAAACCTACCCGCGAAAGAGCAACAGCTGCTCGATCTGGAAAGGCAAATAGCAGTGAAAGAGAGCCTCTACACTCTGCTTCTTGAGAGACTTGAAGAGGCAAAGATCAGTGAAGCTGCAGTAGTTGGAAATGCAGCTATAGTAGACCCCGCGACTGTACCTCAGTCGCCCGTGAAACCCAACAAGAAGCTATCTCTGGCTATTGGAGGAGTGTTGGGGATCTTTCTTGGAATGCTTATGGTCTTCCTTGCCGAGTATCTGGACAAGACTCTCAAGACCGAGGAAGAAATCGAGAGATTCAGTAGACAACCTATTATCGGTAGAATTCCAAACATTGAAGGCACAAGAGAAGAGATGTATGTTGAGAAAAACCCAACGGCGCCCTTTTCAGAGTCGATAAAGCTTGCGGCAAGCAATCTCTCCTTCACGATGGGCGAGGGAAAAACTGTGGCAGTTACATCGGTTCTCCCTACTGAGGGAAAGAGCTTTGTGATTGCAAATATCGCCTATTCATTGGCAAACAGCGGTCAAAGAGTAGTCCTCCTGGACCTTGATCTGCGTCGCCCCAGGGTCGAGAAGATACTTAAGGCTGGCAAGAGAACCAAGGGTGCGGTAGATGTAATAATGGGCACTGCATCGATTGATGAAGTTGTCCAGAACTACGCTGAAAACATGGACTTCATAGGAGTGGGCAGTATTCCCCCGAATCCAACAATAGTCCTTTCGTCGAAAAAAATCGATACTCTTCTTTCTGAACTGAAGCAGAGATATGATAGGGTTTTGATAGATATGCCACCTGCCGTTGCCACTTCCGACGTATCTTTAGTGGGGAACAAGCTCGACGGAATTGTACTTGTAGTAAGGCCTGGAAGAGCAATAAAGGATGGTTTGAGGATAGTAGTTGAGAATTTGAAGACAGCTGGGGTCAAGATTCTTGGGGTAATAGTCAATGGAGTTGATGAGAAGAATTCAAGCTATTACTATCACTACTATTATTATTACAACGAAGAAGGAAAGAAACAGAAAAGAAGAAATCGGACAGAGAAGTAATTGAAAGCATCAAAGATACAGACAGTCTCAAGTAGGTGAAATGACGGAACTAACGTAACCAGCTGTCCCAACCGAGAGGGGATAAAGTGGTTTAATGAGGTGGTCTAGATGACAGAGAAGAAACGCCTGATAGATTTCGAAACCATTGTCTATTTGATTCTGACCCTATTCATCCCTTTATTTGTGACCAAGGGATTTACACATGAACCCTCAACCGGGAAACACCTTTTCTACGTTGTAGGATTCGCAATTATCTTTCTTTCTATGGTGCTGAAAAAGAAAGAAATTTCCATCGAATTTGGGTTCGTTCATCTGGCGTTTTTCGGAGTCGGAATTGCTGCTTTGCTCTCGCTGATTGTGGTTTCGATTGACAATCCTCAATACTTCAGGTATTCTCTGGAGATCGCTCTCTACATTGTCTTCCTCTCATTCACAGCAGTCTATATTTCGAACAAATGGAACACGGTTGAGAAAATCGAGGTTGTAATGCTGTTCTTTGTCATAGGAGCAGCCGTAGTTGCCATAGATGCTCTGCTCAACTTCTATCTGGGGTTCGATATCTTTCTAGGGAAAGTCGGAGAACCATTTGCAAGAGCCTCCGCAAGATCGACAATTGGAAATCCAAACTTCGTATCCGATTATATGGGGATGACAATTCCCATGATATTCTATTTCGTAATATCTAGAAAGCCACTTGGCCTGCTATTCAAGAAACCTGCTGGACAGTTGATTCTCAAGAGCGTCATGGTGATTTTTCTTGTTCCAATGGTCGCTTCTGTATTTGTTTCTCAGACTAGAACTGTGATAACTGCAATATTCTTCGGAAACCTTCTCTTCCTGCTTCTATATTTCTTCCTGGGAAGGAAAAAGAAACCTGAAGCACTTGACGATTCAGAAAGCAAGAGATTCAGAAGGCTTTCTCTAGTCTTCCTTCTAATAGCTTTGATAATTATTGCTGTATTATCGTACATGTATTTGACACCTTCTCCTCTGTCGGGCGATGGGAAAATCAATATAACGGCCAGGCTGGAATATGCGCTGACTTCATCAGGATCGTGGAAAGAAAGGTTTTCGGCCTGGTACAACTCAATCTTTCAGTGGCTAGACGATAACAACAAGTTGAGAATTCCCTTTGGTTCTGGAATCGGCACGTTCCAGCTCTACCATCTGCTGTACAGCCCTCAGGTGTTGGATCATAACCCCGACTACATGCTTGTCTGGAACAACTTCAAGAGGACTCATAATGATTATATTCAGGGTTTGGGCGAAATGGGGCTTGTTGGATTCATTTTGATTGTCTTGATGGTGGGACTGCTCGTGTTCAGATTTTTCAAG
This DNA window, taken from Mesotoga sp. UBA6090, encodes the following:
- a CDS encoding response regulator; this encodes MKKILIVEDEKNMRLLLEEELEESGFKVVSASSAEEAIGILNLDTSFDLITIDIEMQGMNGLELAGTIRKQYPEKKIVLLTAYTHYKHDLSSWAADAYVVKSPDFSELKSLVEKLLGEEK
- a CDS encoding SLBB domain-containing protein; amino-acid sequence: MHVRIILLSILLLLTVSLFGYSVRPGDLLTVSVYGSADLSSEALVGPDGTASVPPLGNVMLLGKTLEEIQSLLSSQFLSQGILTSKPQVTVSVKSFAPFMFYVLGEVNKPGAIEWHDTTIGISQLLALAGGLGDGADLSSSFVVGKDGSRKQIDLSSILYGGTALTEKLTEGSTLFIPAGARAWIMTMGEFRSPTLVKFNPGITLTQVIAKSGGLTEAADNEEILLISDDIEGNVTAINLNAILSGRNKDIQLPAGSIVIANDSSSKSVKLLGEFNNPASISYHEKLTLLQAIGVAGGLRQTASDGLYILRTGLAVPESVKVSDLFSGLIEDITLNPGDTIFVPRQQERFVYIASASFGGKVEFSTDEKLSLLSALVKVDLYDPTNQDSLIVVEPSGERLEFSQGQDAELEPGSMIILPRGEKNVFVTGEVRNPGSIPFANFEEITLGKAIAKSGGVTERAGLVELVTETGTRLFSVEESTKSSLILSPQSVVHVKEKEQRYVYVISSTEGGRVDFSEKESFTLRNLLAKMNLLNLNSDKDISIIDSSGANQLVTTSRLSLDDHKLETGSIVIVPDISTWIYVFGEVGRPGKVELDRDDLLLTRAISASGGFTQNADISSIQVLSGSDATEVNLDEVLRGFSKDPTIKYDDLIYVPRIDNRFVYVISEESGGKVDFSAGESITLRSALAKLNLVEISSEKEILVILPDGEKFEIPISSLGKSDWELEIGSVIFYPQASNVANVLGQVRSPGTVTLKPDIPFNLSTVIAAAGGITDLADRYNIAVIDSKSASTVIYTVEDLSSDPIPSIPDGATVFVPEMDSKYVYILGGVREPGMKLISREETNPTLTKLIAMSGGLTDPLSEKIEIVDVSERRRLDLQEILEGSIQDPQIASGSIIYVPETYGRFVYVISREKGGRVDFASNEEITLRTALAKQNQLHFDSSGRVTVIFPDGSKRERKISDLKDNDMILSPGSIIVYPDVARQVFVIGAVNDPGLVQFEPGDKVSLTTLLARAGGMTPLALGNKIQITDPFGRTTTASVDPILLGKALDLNLEDGSFVYVPIYEPVRVNVIGEVKSPGTVEFAKNESPTVLLAISKAGGPTERAATNIKISDHDGEVLWLDLVEGNDVPLAGGQTVYVAGDDRYIYVSGEVNSPGKYEFAVDEEITILKILARAGGEKSSASDQIRILLPSGGILPISLSQIKNEGKDASVEAGSTVLVPKQVIRVTVLGAVNSPGLFTFNPDESHSLSDALARAGGLIDESIVDKIAVQDGKLYNEFSTSVLQRRGDSLSDNSFIYVSSKSSISVTILGEIARPGKYEISGTRPSIATAIAIAGGLDQSVTTLSLVGSDGRVKLVDARKTEELARSYLEDEDTIVALKNYESFVTIIGDVKSPGVFSVSEYGDLSLAELLSLAGGLSNFETRGRVFISSAGKTEEISTTPEDFISLTRKIVSPGSTIYVPYSEPARVYVFGEVQRPGVVRFYEGMTAIEAVIEAGGPTSYAVLGNALLFQNLEEQPLVLDLDQQKGKAAKGSVPLLPGNIIFVPQSSIVNIKDIMSIVASSLSIVNSAVGIFK
- a CDS encoding CpsB/CapC family capsule biosynthesis tyrosine phosphatase, with amino-acid sequence MNIDSHCHLLPAVDDGVESIQEAITLLEEMRLKGVERLYLTPHFLSPRSPTNISEIMKRWNEFKSELNSHSVEVVLGSEVFLRPEVLECDLVSMGESNVIFVELPTQQKPHYLFEVIEKLQMKGFRVLLAHVERYEYFFKKSGFLLGKTKLTGDISRLRDMGVLFQVNWNSLDRDPKAKALIEEKIADVTGSDKHKIGDGRLLIDFNDGRYGFFLNDYYL
- a CDS encoding GumC family protein → MSEFEGSDYRELTLEDIFRMFKKRMVLFVSVVLAVVVVTGIYLIFATPIYEASVTIKVDPTSQSSVGDLFSSSLTGSSGSNISTEVELIKSRTNIEEIIDVLGLVDRIYSEETKSRLLSEGYSDRDLVTSLTRTISSMITVSPVKDTRIVRVSVQNKDPILARDIANTLADVYNTKLAELSKRDLTRKREFIEAQIPLLESDLNEATDKIKQFKEETGIYVLDKHADQLFQMLSGYDNQYNELMISAEEKKAEIETYQSMLDDFDSNDSKSIKALWVQTSESFSVNPVLTSLRQNLATLQVELASLEEQYPKTDPRVRSKITEISKTESLIAEQIQNEFIVSGQGMTLNPAYQQIITGVISSEAGFQILQASIQAVGLLRDQYQSELRNLPAKEQQLLDLERQIAVKESLYTLLLERLEEAKISEAAVVGNAAIVDPATVPQSPVKPNKKLSLAIGGVLGIFLGMLMVFLAEYLDKTLKTEEEIERFSRQPIIGRIPNIEGTREEMYVEKNPTAPFSESIKLAASNLSFTMGEGKTVAVTSVLPTEGKSFVIANIAYSLANSGQRVVLLDLDLRRPRVEKILKAGKRTKGAVDVIMGTASIDEVVQNYAENMDFIGVGSIPPNPTIVLSSKKIDTLLSELKQRYDRVLIDMPPAVATSDVSLVGNKLDGIVLVVRPGRAIKDGLRIVVENLKTAGVKILGVIVNGVDEKNSSYYYHYYYYYNEEGKKQKRRNRTEK